DNA from Electrophorus electricus isolate fEleEle1 chromosome 5, fEleEle1.pri, whole genome shotgun sequence:
CGGCTGAAACATGGGGAAAAGGGGTTAGCGGGTGTTGGCTCCTTTTCAGGAAAAATATAGACcctttgcatttgttttgctttattttgaatTCACTGCTTTTGTTACAAAAAAGAATCTTCGCAAGAGTGCAGGAAATAATTGCAAGGAAGAGATTCTTTCTGAATGTGGAGAAACAAAAATCACAagtgtgctttctctctcctggtCCATACAGATTTTATTGATTTGCTCATTATTTGTCAgcattctgttttttaaaatgaacagattTGATTTACACCCACCTGAGACAACCAAGTTCATCAAGGACCAAGTTTTTTTTGGGTAATTTGAGATATGTGTTTGTAATACTATCTATTCTGTTTAAGGATTAAAAATTTattctggcaaaaaaaaaaacagctataaagaaatgtaattaaaattctGTTTTCTATTCATGCTATTATTCTACAAACTCTAACAATAATCTGGTATTGGCCCTCAGAAAGGCAAGTGGTAACTAGAAAACTAGCTCTGAAACGAATATGGAACAACTCTGAAATGAATATAGAACAAATATCATCTGTGtacttaccccccccccccccccccccacacacacacacactcacactataTCATCCTTTGGCCTCTAATTCTCTTTAGCTAGTAATGACGCTTATGATATGTCTATTGTATTGTTATAACAGCCTCATATATTTGGTAGGAATATCCCCACCTGTTTTATGGCTGGTCTTGCTCTCTCTAATAGATATTAAGTGGAATGGCCTTTTTGTGTTGGCTCTCCCTTTGTTCCTCTGGCTCTGCCTTTGTTCCACTGGGCCCTCTTACCAAGTTCCGGTATGAGTGTTCTGGAAGGGGTGGAGCTTCTGAGCAGCTTATGAGGGAGTTGTTCAGCTTGATGACCGGAAGGGTCAGGGTTAGAGAGCCCCTGTCCTGAGGGAGAGGAGCTCCCCTGTCCAGGTCAAAGCTCACCTGGATGGAGTCGGAGCCAGAGCAGAGGGAAGAGGACTCGAGGGTAGGAGGAGTGACACCATCCTTTGGGGAGTTACTGCGGAGTTCACATAAAGCCAGGGTGCCTTTGTTGAAGCTGGCTTTCGGCTGCGGGTGTCTTTTTGATTTGGCTTTCCTGTGTCTCCCTGACCGAGTCGGAAAGCGGTTTCCTTGACTGTATGGGCCCCAGCGACGGTCGCGGTTCtcatagaggagtgtgttggcacaaataaagataaaaaggCCCACTCCCATAATTACAGGACCGACAAGTTTCAGTTTCTCCGCTGGTGTGCGACCACTGGAAACTTGATGCAGTGGTGGTTTCCGGGCACGATGAGGCCAGTACCCACCCGCTGCTACGCCTATCCCTATGAGCAGCAAGACGCCGGCAAACAGCAGACAAGCACCAGGAGCGGAACGCAGATTCAGCCCACCAATCACAGGACCAGGATCCTTATGAGGGGATGAAgggtctgagcccagaacaGGAACGCCTTTCACCGTCTGCTCCTCTGCAGACATTCCGCTGGAGATAAAAAGGTCAAATAGTGTCATCCTGAATAAACTAATACTCATTTATCAGTATGTGCCCGAATGATGTGGCAAATAAGTATTGCAATTTGAATGtcagtgttttctttgtttattgctATGCTTAATACAGGAGAACTATGCTGGCTAAAAGTGTCATCATTTTAAACTGAGTCTAGAGCAGAAAGTTGTATATTAGTTAGAGATTTTATTGACTGTGGATCAGGTTCCAGTTTTGCTGTATAACAATagttatgaaatatttataatattatagaCTGGAATATTTATAATGGACCGTAACTGACTATAATGCATTGTACTGTATTCTAATAGACTGTAATGTACTCTAACAGCTGGGTTTTACAGGGAACTCATGTCAAGTTGTGCtatgctattttaaaaacaaatctaaagaAGCTGCTGTTTTTACCTGAAACGGCATTACATTTCAAAActaatattgaatatattagtaatattttGTTGACATTACACAAATGGCTGTTATACCTGAAGTCTGCAATTTGCCATGACATTATAGCTGTTAGTGTCATTTCTGGAAAGACGCAGTTTCAGTTGTATTGCAACATGCTGCTACCCGACAGGGTTAGTTCACAATGAGAGTGTAATGTTTCACGTGACTTGGAAAGACGTAGGGGACTGCTACAGTCACTGGCCACTACTGGATGTAGGGGTCAGTATTGGATGTAGAGGCCtaaagtgaaaacatttgtaattgCTATCTATCCCGCTTTGCTAAATTGACAGTGGTTCATGAAGCAAAGCTCTCGGGATGTCTAACATACGCTAACAATGAAAGGTATTTAACCCAATTCATGCTGAATTTATTCAGCCCTTGTTTGAAACTCACCGTAAACGCAGCAAAACATTTGCGAGGAAACGGAAAACATAAATCCCTTTTACACTCTCCGTAGTCTATGGCACCTGAAATACTAATGGAAATATGCTAACAATTTGAATTTGCCTAATAAACGTTGTGCACGGTATAGGTTGCCAGCTGTGGTCTTAAATAACCACATGGCCTTGATCTAACCCACTCATTTACCACATGGAATCTGACGAAATCCAAGCCAGGCaggaattaaaacacacaaccTATGCAGAGAAAAACttaaaacacacgcacacgcactgtGCTGTATTATAAATATTCTATAAGTATTGAAAGTCTCCAAAATGACTGTATTATGCTGCTTGTGATTTCAGGGGTTTAACTAATGGTGTAATTATTTCACGAGCGAATCTTGTTGTTTCTGTCCTGTTCTTCTGTGGGTTCGGGACGTTGCAAATCACTCCTTtcgttgtttttaatttgtgcCTCCTGTAGGACACACACCTACTCGCACGTTTGCGCACATGTTTAGTAGCCTTATATGGTAATTTAACCTCACCGAGTAACTTCGCCACCTGCACCTTTATCTTTTCCGTGGAGGGTCCCGGCACATCTGGTGTCTGTAGAATCTCCGTCGGTCCTCTCCGAACGAAAAGAAGTAACACAATCTGTCCGTTCGGTAATGTTGGGTCCAAAAGCAGCTCCGAATGGCGCTTCAGTTCTGCGCCAGTCGCTCCATCAGTGCTGCTCCGTTGACGTCCGAGGAGAAGGCGCGCTGTCCAAGATTAGAGAACAGATGTACGCCTCGGACTTAAATCCATCCAGTgacgtagagagagagagagcgagagagagagagagagagagagagagagagagagagagagagagagagagagagagagagagagagagagagagagagagagagagagagagagagacggcggAGTTAAGGGTCATGGGAAGACCCGTGCAACCTTGCTCGGTCCCACGGTCGCCATGCTGACCTATTCTTAGCGTGTCTTGGGACTCGAGCTTATTTTATACACCATCTCTTTCTGTTCGCTGTTTATTTGTCATTATTAAGAGACGTGAAACTATTTCATCTTTGTTCCTGAATCATGGACAATTGTTTTGCACCTCTTACTCTGTCAAGGACAGCCAGTTTCAAAGCTGTCTCCATAATCAGACATTAAATGTCCTCAGGTCTGAGGTCAGGTGAAGTGTCCTTGCTCTGTTCTGAATAGCACAGACATGCAAGGAGCACCTCACGTCTCACCAGTTTGACAGCGTGGTCTTTCACTAGAAAGGGGCAGAAATTAATGGCTTGTTGCAAGCTGGCCATGGGCTTGGTTTGCCATAAGTGTTGATCAGCGCCAGACTTCAAAATAAGCAGagaaatcaaatatatatagaaaagaTCAGAAATATGAAGGGAGAGATCAGCTCCAAGTAAACAAGGACAGTTTGAGGCTGAGCACTAATATGGTGTGAGAAAAATAACCTATGCAACCCCTAATAAGGAAATATTAGGCTAAATAATCCCAGTTTTTCTGAAGCTGTGTGGTCAATgcattcagaaaaaaaccccacaatggaATGATGTAATGGGCTAAAATTCTGCTGTCACATCAGTTATCATGCAGTATAGAAGTGACTCACAAATACTTTAATCAAATGTTTAGTCTGTTTCACAGAAGGCTGCCTTTTAAAAAAGCTCTTGAATCACGCATGCCATCTCTTATTCAAACATACACAGGTCAGCTGCACAAAAAACCAAGGCAGACTGGCTCATCGCAGGATGTAACAAGAGTTTATTCTATTAACTCAGATTCTTCAGAACTGCAGCTTACATCTCTCCAAGTTTtgttctgtacacacacatacaccgtCAGTAGAACATTCTTAGCACATGAAGGAATTCACTGTACatcattttacaaattttaTAGTTTCCACAAAGCGCAATTTTCATACCAATACACACAAGACATTCATTGTAAGATTTGCCCAAACTAAAAGATTCCCtgatgcaaaacacacacacacacactcacacgcacacacgcacactttcaTCTCACCCTAGTGGTCTTACATTTGTCCATTCTGGGTGTGACATGTTCATATACAAAGGACTCCgtttttgcatcattttaaaaatcactttgtACATTTCAAGTAAAAAATTCCACCACTGTGGAATTTGTTCACGCTTTCAACTCCAGTTAATCACACGTTTAATAACCATAAAATCATAAATAGTACTGACAATCAGCAGATGTTACAGCTCTTTAGGAACCGGGTTCCATGCGTTCTACAGTCTAAACTGTTAATCTGAACCGAATTACTGGGTAAaataggaaataaataaaatgagaattAAAGGGCCAAAAGTGTAGCTCGGAACACTTAAGCGTACGTAGGGGTGAATGGGAAGCTTGAACGGAGGAGTCTGATCACTGTAAACCAGGGTGGGCACAAGAACCCCACCTTTCACCAGCTAGACCCTTCAACTTCTTGAATTAATTGTCACATCCCACCAGCACTACTCTAAGGATTGCATATAGCTGGGAAAAGATGCAAGAAAAGTCAAACTAGGTTGTCATTGGTCATCA
Protein-coding regions in this window:
- the LOC113571944 gene encoding uncharacterized protein LOC113571944 encodes the protein MSAEEQTVKGVPVLGSDPSSPHKDPGPVIGGLNLRSAPGACLLFAGVLLLIGIGVAAGGYWPHRARKPPLHQVSSGRTPAEKLKLVGPVIMGVGLFIFICANTLLYENRDRRWGPYSQGNRFPTRSGRHRKAKSKRHPQPKASFNKGTLALCELRSNSPKDGVTPPTLESSSLCSGSDSIQVSFDLDRGAPLPQDRGSLTLTLPVIKLNNSLISCSEAPPLPEHSYRNLVRGPSGTKAEPEEQRESQHKKAIPLNIY